DNA from Halorarum salinum:
CTTCGGTCCGGCCGACGCCGACGAGGGGGACGGCGGGCGACCGGACGAGGAGGCGGCCTTCGTGGCGGGCGACGGCGCGGGCCACGTCAGCGACGTCGTCGACGCGCAGGACGTCCGGGTGCCGGACGCCGACGGGACGCTCGAGCTGATGGTGACGGCGGTCGACTACACGGTCGAGGGGAGCGGCGCGACGGAGTACCCCGTCGTGCACGTGTTCGGGCGGACGAGCGACAACGAGGTCGAGCACGTGCGGGTGCTCGGCACCGAGCCGTACTTCTACGTCCCGACGGCGGACCTGGAGGGCCGGGACCTCCTCGAGGAGTACGACGTCGTCGTCAACACCAGGGAGCGCCCGCGGGGCGAGGAGGACGCGGAACCGTTCGAGAGCATCCGGGGCGAGGCGGTGACGAAGGTCGTCGCCCGGACCCCGCGGGACGTCGGACAGATCCGGGACGACTTCGCCCGGACGTACGAGGCGGACATCCTGTTCCCGAACCGCTTCCTCATCGACAACGGCGTCAGCTCCGGCATCCGGGTCGAGGAGCGGCGCCTCCCGGACGGACGCCTACAGGTGTTCCCCGGCCACCTCGAACCCGCGGAGGTCGACGCGGACCTCCGGGTGAACTACTTCGACATCGAGGTCGACGACCGCCGGGGGTTCCCCGAGGACGGCGAGGAACCGATCGTCTGTCTCACCAGCCACGACTCCTACCGCGACGAGTACGTCGCCTGGCTGTACGACGCCCCGGACGGCGACGCGGTTCCCCCGACCGCGCTCCCGACCTACGAGCCGTACCGGGAGGGACAGGAGATCGAGGTCCGGAGCTTCGAGGACGAGGACGCGATGCTCGACGCGTTCCTGACGTACGTCGCCGATACCGACCCGGACGTGCTCACGGGGTGGAACTTCGAGGACTTCGACGCGCCGTACTTCCTCGACCGGTGTGAGGTGCTGGACGGTGCGAGCGAGTTCGACCTCTCGCCCGACCGCCTCTCGCGCGTGGACGAGACGTGGCGCTCCGGCTGGGGGGGCCCGGACGTGAAGGGCCGGATCGTCTTCGACCTGCTGTACGGCTACCAGCGGACGCAGTTCTCCGAACTCGACTCCTACCGGCTGGACGCGGTCGGGGAACTCGAACTCGACGTGGGGAAGGAGCGGTACACCGGCGACATCGGAACCCTCTGGGAGGAGGACCCCGAGCGGCTGCTGGAGTACAACGTCCGCGACGTGGAACTGTGCGTCGAGATCGACCGCAAGCAGGACGTCGTCACCTTCTGGGACGAGTCCCGGAAGATCGTCGGCTGCCAGCTCGAGGACGCGCCGACCCCCGGCGACGCGGTCGACATGTACGTCCTCCACGAGGCGTTCGGCGAGTTCGTCCTGCCGACGAAGGGCCAGCAGGAGGGCGAGGAGTTCGAGGGCGGCGCCGTCTTCGAACCCATCACGGGCGTCCGCGAGAACGTCACCGTGCTCGACCTGAAGTCGCTGTACCCGATGTGTATGGTGACCATCAACGCCTCGCCGGAGACGATCGTCGAGGATCCCGAGGCGTACGACGGAGAGACGTACCGGGCGCCCAACGGCACCCGGTTCCGGAAGGAGCCCGACGGGATGATGCGCGAGATGGTCGACGAGTTGCTCGCCGAGCGCGACCGGAAGAAGGCCGCCCGGGACGAGCACGAACCCGGTTCGGCGACCTACCAGCAGTACGACCGCCAGCAGGCGGCCGTGAAGGTGATCATGAACTCGCTGTACGGCGTCTCCGGCTGGGAGCGCTTCCGCCTGTACGACAAGGAGAACGCCGCGGCGATCACCGCGATGGGCCGGCGCGTCATCGAGTTCACCGAAGAGGCCGCGAACGAGATCGGCCACGAGGTCGCGTACGGGGACACCGACTCCGTCATGCTCGAACTGGGCCCCGACGTCACCACCGGGGAGGCCATCGAGCAGTCGTTCGACATCGAGGACCACATCAACGGCCGCTACGACGACTTCGCGCTGGAGGAGCTCGACGCGGAGGAGCACCGCTTCCAGATCGAGTTCGAGAAGCTCTACCGCCGGTTCTTCCAGGCGGGCAAGAAGAAGCGGTACGCGGGCCACATCGTCTGGAAGGAGGGCAAGGACGTCGACGACGTCGACATCACCGGCTTCGAGTACAAGCGCTCGGACATCGCGCCGATCACCAAGCGGGTCCAGAAGGACGTCATCGAGATGATCGTCTACGGCGAGGACCTGGCCGACGTGAAGGAGTACCTCCACGACGAGATCTCCCGCTTCCAGTCGGGGGACGTGGACCTGGAGGAGGTGGGCATCCCCGGCGGCATCGGCAAGCGGCTGGAGGGCTACGACACCGACACCGCGCAGGTCCGGGGAGCGAAGTACGCGAACATGCTGCTCGGGACCAACTTCCAGCGCGGGTCGAAGCCGAAGCGGCTCTACCTGGAGAAGGTTCACCCCGACTTCTTCCGTCGGATGGAGGAGGAGGGGGGGTTCGACGCGGCGACGGACGACCTCTACCGCGAGTTCAAGCGGAACCCCGACGTCATCTGCTTCGAGTACGCCGACGAGGTCCCCGAGGAGTTCGAGGTGGACTGGGACAAGATGCTGGAGAAGACACTGAAGGGACCCATCGCCCGCGTCATCGAGGCGCTGGACATGTCGTGGGACGAGGTCAAGACCGGACAGGAGCAGACGGGACTCGGCTCCTTCGTGTAGTTCGCCCCTCCGGTTCGTCCGCCGACCGCTCTTTCCGATTCGGAAAGGAATGTTCGCGTGATACGAGCTCACACGCACGGATGCGAAACCATTAACCCCCGAAGACCCCGATACCCGTGCACGAGGAGATACACCACATGGCAACACTCGAACTGCGGAATCTTCAGGCGGAGGTCGCCGAGACCGGCGAGGAGATCCTTCGGGGCGTCGACCTCGAGGTGAAAAGCGGCGAGATCCACGCGCTGATGGGGCCGAACGGGTCGGGCAAATCCACGACCGCGAAGGTCATCGCGGGTCACCCGGCCTACGAGGTCACGGACGGCGACGTGCTGCTCCACCTCGAGGAGTCGGACGTCGCCGACGTCGACGAGGAGCTCGACGAGGACGACTACACCTGGGACCTGCTCGAACTGGAGCCGAACGAACGCGCCGCGCTCGGCATCTTCCTCGGCTTCCAGTACCCCGCCGAGATCGAGGGCGTCACGATGACGAACTTCCTCCGGCAGGCGCTCAACGCCAAGCTCGAGGAGCGCGAGGAGCTCTTCGAGGACGAGGAGGCCGAGGCCGAGGCCGACGACGAGGAGGAAGCGGGCTACGACACCTCCCCGATGGAGGGGGACGTCGACGAGGGCGAGATCGGCGTCGCCGAGTTCCAACAGCTCCTGAAGGGGAAGATGGAGCTGCTCGACATGGACGAGACGTTCGCCTCCCGCTACCTCAACGCCGGCTTCTCCGGCGGAGAGAAGAAGCAGAACGAGGTGCTCCAGGCAGCCATCCTCGAGCCGTCGATCGCCGTGCTCGACGAGATCGACTCCGGGCTCGACATCGACCGCCTGCAGGACGTCTCGGAGGGCATCAACGCCCTCCGCGACGAGCAGGACACCGGCATCCTCCAGATCACCCACTACCAGCGCATCCTCGAGTACGTCGAGCCCGACCACGTCCACATCATGCTCGACGGGAGGGTCGTCAAGAGCGGCGACGCGTCCCTGGCCGAGAAGCTCGAGGACAAGGGGTACGACTGGGTCCGCGAGGAAGCCTACGAAGCCGCGTAACCGGATTCGGCTACTAAACAGGCTAATAACCGTTCGACCGTAAACCACAACCAAGACATGAGTTCGGATCAAGACCATCTGAAGCAGACGGACACGGAGGACCGCTTCGACTTCAAGAAGGAGGAGAAGTCGGCCTTCCGGAGCGAGAAGGGACTGAACGAGGAGACGATCAGGGCCATCTCCGAGGACAAGGACGAGCCGGAGTGGATGCTGGAGCGGCGCCTCCGCGCGCTGAAACAGTACCACGCGATGCCGATGCCGACCGACTGGCCGGGCCAGCCCGACCTGAGCGAGGTCGACGTCGACGAGATCGTCCCGTACATCCGACCCGACGTCGACACCCGCGGCGGCGTCGACGACTGGACGGAGCTCCCGGACGAGATCAAGGACACGTTCGACAAGCTGGGCATCCCGGAGGCCGAGAAGAACGCGCTCTCGGGCGTCGGCGCCCAGTACGAGTCCGAGGTCGTCTACCAGAACATGCAGGAGCGCTGGGAGGAGAAGGGCGTCGTCTTCTGCAACATGGACGAGGCGGTCCAGGAGCACGAGGAGCTCGTCCGCGAGCACTTCATGACGACGTGCGTGCCGCCGAGCGACAACAAGTTCGCCGCGCTCCACGGCGCCGTCTGGTCCGGCGGATCGTTCGTCTACGTCCCGGAGGACACGACCGTCGACATGCCGGTGCAGGCGTACTTCCGCATGAACTCCGAGGGGATGGGCCAGTTCGAGCACACGCTCATCATCGCCGAGGCCGGCTCGGAGGTCCACTACATCGAGGGCTGCTCGGCGCCGAAGTACTCGGCGTTCAACCTCCACTCGGGCGGCGTCGAGGTGTTCGTGAACGACGACGCGCACGTCCAGTACTCGACCGTCCAGAACTGGTCGAAGAACACGTACAACCTCAACACCAAGCGCGCCATCGTGGAGAAGGGCGGCCGCATGGAGTGGATTTCGGGCTCGATGGGCTCGAAGGCGACGATGCTGTACCCCTCCTCGATCCTGAAGGGCCGCGGCGCGAGCGACAACCACATCACCATCGCGTTCGCCGGCGAGGGCCAGAACATCGACACCGGCGCGAAGGTGTACCACAACGCGCCGAACACGAAGTCGACCATCGAGTCGAAGTCCATCTCGAAGGACGGCGGCCGCACGAACTACCGCGGCCTCGTCCACATCGCCGACGGCGCGGAGAACTCCTCGACCGCGGTCGAGTGTGACGCGCTGATGTTCGACAACGAGTCGACCTCCGACACGATGCCGTACATGGAGATCAACGAGTCGAAGGTCGACGTCGCCCACGAGGCGACCGTCGGAAAGATCGGCGACGAGGACGTGTTCTACCTCCAGTCGCGCGGCCTCGACGACGACGACGCCAAGCAGATGATCGTCTCGGGCTTCATCGAGCCGATCACGGAGGAGCTACCCATCGAGTACGCGGTCGAACTCAACCGCCTCGTCGAACTCGAGATGGAGGGGTCGCTCGGATGAGCACGCAGGTGCCACAGGGACTCTCCGAGGAGGCGATCCACACCGTCTCGGAGGAGCGCGACGAGCCGGAGTGGCTGCTCGAACGCCGCCTCGCGGCGTTCCGCGCGCTCGACGGACTCGACCTGCCGGACGTCATTCAGACGCCCGGCCGCAGGTGGACGAACCTGCGGAACCTCGGGTTCGAGGACCTCGTCGACCCGCTGAACCAGCGCGACGAGACCGAGCGCGTCAGCGCCGAGGGCGCGACGGTGCTCTCGTTCGCCGACGCGCTCGACGAGCACGAGGAGCTCGTCCGCGAGCACTTCGGGTCGGTCGTCGACCCCGAGACGAACTACCTGACCGCGCTCTCCGCGGCGCTTTTCACCACCGGAACGGTCGTCCACGTCCCGAAGGGCGTCGACGCCGAGGACGTGAAGATCCGCGCCGAGATGAACAGCCGGTCGCTGTTCAGCCACACGCTCGTCGTCGCCGAGGGGAACGCCTCCGCGACGATCCTCGAGCGGGTCAGCAACGGCGCCGACGCCGACGGGGAGGGCGACCGCTACTTCAGCAACGTCGTCGAGGTCGCGACCGACGAGAACGCGTACGTCCAGTACGGCTCGCTCCAGAACCTCGACGAGGACGTGTACACGTACTCGCTGAAGCGCGGCGACGCCGCCCGCTACGCGACCGTGAGCTGGATCGAGGGGAACCTCGGCTCCCGGCTCACCCGCTCTGACATCGAGACCGAGCTGAACGGCGACTCCTCGGAGACGAAGATCGTCGGCGCGTTCTTCGGCCACGGCGACCAGCACTTCGACGTGAACGCCCGCGTCTGGCACGACGCCGAGCACACGACCGCGGACCTCGTCACGCGCGGCGTGCTCGACGACGAGGCCCGCTCGGTGTACGAGGGCGTCCAGGACGTCGGCCGCGACGCCTGGGACACCTCCAGCTACCAGCGCGAGAACACGCTGATGCTCTCGGACGAGTCCGAGGCCGACGCCTCCCCGAAGCTCATCATCCACAACCACGACACCGAGGCGTCCCACTCGGCGACGGTCGGGCAGGTCGACCGCGAGGACCTGTTCTACATGACCTCGCGCTCGATCCCGCCTCGGACGGCGCGGAACATGCTCGTGGAGGGGTTCTTCGTGCCGGTCCTCGAGGAGGTCGAGGTCGACGAACTCCGCGAGGACATCGAGGCGCTCGTCCGGCAGCGGCTGGACTGAGTAGAGTCACGCAGCTTTTCGTTTTCCGGTGTCTCCTCGGCCGACAGTGGCCACTCCGAACGCTCCTCCCGGCAATGGGTGGCAATGGACAGCCTCGAAAGCCCCCGCGGCTGTCGGCTCGGTGCGGCCGCTGTCGTTCAAGAGAGCTTCGCTCTCTCGTGGTGCTGTCAGGTTCCACGGGAACCTGACCGCAAGCGGGAAATCCTTGATTTCCCGCACTGACGAGACGCCGAAGGCGTCTCGAACCACGCTCCTCGTCGCTCGCGTCGCTCGCTCCTGTGATGCTCGCCGGTCCGCGCCATCGCCGATAGCCGCGGCCCCTTTCAGCCCCACCCACCGCAACCGCACCGCACGGCAACCACACATCTCCCCAGCCGATTGCGCCCCTCACGCTCACTGCGTTCGCGTTGCGGTGCTCATCCCTCGCGCGATTCGGCCGCCCACGAGGGGGCGGCCGCCGCGCGCCACTGAGGCGTGGTTGAGCCGGTCGTCAGTCGCCGGATCCGAACACCGCCGTGCGTCCGGTCCGCCGGCCCAACCTGAGCAGCGCCGGCAGCGTCGCCAGCGCGACGAGCACCTCCAGCCCGCCCGCGACGACGAACGCCGGGAGGTAGCCGTACGCGGAGGCGACGCCGCCGCCGACGAGCGAACCGGCGAGGAAGCCGACGCTCCCCGCGGCGTTGAAGCCCGCGACGGCGACCCCGCGCTGGTCCTCCCCCGCCAGGTCGACCACGAGCGCGAGCGTCGCGGGCGCCATCAGCGCGCCGAGCACGCCGACCACGACCATCGCCACGGCGGCCAGGTCGGGCGAGGGTGCGAACCCGACCGCCATGACGGCGAGGCCGAACGTCGCGGAGCCGAGCGCCACCGGGACGACGCGGCCGACCCGGTCCGAGAGCACGCCGAACGGGTACTGGAGCAGGGCGAACGGCGCGAAGAAGGCCGCGAGCATGAGGCCGGTCGCGCCCGGCCCGAGCCCGAACGCCTCCCGGAAGTACAGCGTCCCGACGAGCGCGAAGAAGCCGGCCGTCAGCCGGTCGACGAACGCGAACGCGTACGGGACCGCCAGGTCCTCGCGCTCGCGGAGCCCCCGGACGAGCGCGGCGAGCCCCCGGTCGCTCCCGCCCTCCGGGGCGCGGTCGGGGACGACGAGCGCGAGCAGTCCCGCGACGGCGAGCAGCCCGGCGGCGGCGTACAGCGGACCGAACACGTCCAGTTCGTAGAGCTGTCCGCCGAGCGGCGCGCCGACGGCGGTTCCGAGCCCGATGGCGATGCCCGCGGCGCCCATGTTCCGCCCGTTGCCGCCGCCCAGATCCGCGAGCGCGCTCATCGCGAGTGAGAAGGCGCCGACCGTGAGCGCCCCCTGAAGCCCGCGGAGCGCGAGCGCGCCGACGAACGGGAGCCCCAGCGTCGGCGGCAGCAGCGCGAGCGCGAGGTAGCCCAGCGAACCGCCGAGCGCCGCGGCGACGACGAGCGGACGCCGCCGACCCGCGGCGTCGCTCAGCGCGCCCCAGCCGCCGACGAAGAGGACGAACGCGGCGAACTCGACCGAGAGGAACAGCGTGGGCGCCGCGACGCCCGTCCCCCCGAGCTCCGCGGCCAGGAGGTCGACGCCCGGGTAGACGAGCGTCTGGGCCAGCATGACCGCGAACACGACCGTCGCGAGCGCGACCCGGTCCCGGCGTCCCTCCCGTCGCTCCGTCATCGGCCGCCGATTGGTGGGGCGGGGGCTTGAGGGTTCGCGATTCGGTCCCGGACGCCGGCCCGCGAGGGAACCGCTTAAGTCTCCCGTGACCCGAGGACTGCCAATGAGTACCGTATCGATGGCCGGTCGTCGGGAGGGGCGGGGCCGATGAGCGTCGGCCAGCAGGTCGCCTCCGACCACCAGCTCGCGCGACTGCTCCAGATCGGCGTCGTGCTGGAGGAGGTCGTCGAGGCGCGCTCCACGCACCACTACCGGGAACTGGACGCCGACTTCGACCCCGAGGTCGAGTCGCTGCTCGAACACGCGGCCGAGGAGTCGGCCGAACACCGCGAGCGCCTGGAGGACCTCATCGCCGAACTCGACGCCGAGTCGGTGTCCTACGAGGAGATCGAGGCGCTCGTCGAGGCCCAGTACGGGAAGACGAAGCCGGAGGACTTCGACGGCGTCCTCTACGACCAGCTCTGCAACGAGGAGACGGCGTACAAGTTCTACGACGACCTCGTCGGCGCCATCCGCGGCAGCGACGCCGAGTTCTCGGTGGACCGGGAACGCCTGCTCGCCACCCTCCGCGGGATCCGCGAGGAGGAGGCCGAGGGCGTCGAGGAAGTGACCGCGGTCATGGAGGGACGCGAATGAACACCGCAGACCAGTACCTGAAGGCGATCTACCTCGTACAGGAGATGGAGGACGGCCCTGCCTCGACCGGCGCCGTCGCGGACGCGCTGGACGTCAGCCCCGCGAGCGCCAACGAGATGATCGGGAAGCTCGAGGACCGAGAGCTCGCCGAACACGAGAAGTACAAGGGAGTCATCCTGACGGAGGCCGGCATCGTCCGGGCCCGCGACGCCATTCAGAACTACTGCATCATCGAACGCTTCCTCGCGAACGTCCTCGAGGTGGAGGAGTTCCGCGCGGAGGCCCGCTCGCTGGAGGCCGTCATCGACGACACGGTGGCGGAGCGACTCGACACCATCATCGACCGCTCCTCCGAGTGTCCCGACTGCTTCGACGCGAAGGCGGACGCGTGCCGGTACCTCGAGGTCGAGCAGGAGAAACCCGCCGACTGAACGGGGACGATTCCACGATCGGGCGCCGTACCGACCCAGTGGAGTTAAGGGATGGGGGTGATTGGGGCTATCCAGTTCCATGGGTGGGAGCATATCGAATCGACTTCGGCAGTTCGTCGGCCTGGGTGGACGACGGTCGGCCGCGTTCGAGTGCCGAGGGTGTGGTGCGGGGTTCGAGAAGGACAGACAGCAGTGTCCCGACTGCGGCGGGTTCGACATCCGGCGGACGTGAGGCCGTTCCGGAACCGCTTAGTTTCGCCCGTCGGTAGTGGTGGGTGACGGTGGAAGTCCCGTGGTGTAGCGGCCAATCATAATGGCCTTTGGAGCCATTGACGGCGGTTCGAATCCGCCCGGGACTATGTTCCTGCGGTATCGAATCCGCTGTTTAGGATCCCATAGCTGACGGCACTAGTCGACGGAAGTTCGAGCGGTCGTCGTGCCGTGTGCGGTAACCAGAGATTCGACACGCAAGCAACCAAATGGTATCGCTTGACCACGCATCGGTTCTGCCCGCCCTTGCTCCCGTTACGCAAACACAGTATGCAGTCTTGGATGGACAGCGACCTCCGGTCAGCACAGAAGACTTATCGCGCCAAAGTTATTCTGGACGTTCGGAGATGGAAAGAAAGTGCTTCCCGAAATCAATCACGGGCGTTGGAGTGGTTGCAACGTCTGGTTGCCTTTCCCAGCGTTCTGGTTTCACGGTTAGTAACCCTCCAGGCAGTCTGGTCCTTTCAAATCAAACAGAATCGAAGCACGGGATCTCCGTACACTCCTCACGCGATGATGGTTGGACCGACTCCTACGGATTTTCACTCGGACCATCCGAAACGAAAGGTCGGGAGGAACTGCTTACTGACCCGGGAACGTATGAAGTTGAGGCTACCCCCGATAGTAAGGAAATTGATACTCCTGGTCGTGAGTTGGGACCAGGGCCCGACGCGGTGACTGGGGAGTATATCAGAGTATCCGTATCCGACGGGAACTTTTCTACAACCTCTGTTATAGAGGACTAAGCTGATTCATATAGAGATACGGCCCCTCGTCGGGGCCCGTAATCGCCTTCGGGACTCTCCCTGCGAACTACCCTCCGTACGGCAATCAGCCGTAGCTACCCGACCGCATCTTCGTCCCAAAATGGAGTTCAGCGGCCCGCTGGCCGCCGGGCCTCCGTCTCGTCGGCCCCGCCGCTCGTCCGGTTCAGCATCACCCCGACGGCGCCGCCGAGAGCGCCCGCGACCGCATAGAGCCCGACGAGCAGGAGCGGAACGAGGGGTACCCCCTCGAGGACCGTTCCGGCGCCGTCGAGCACGACGAGCACCGCGAGGGCGCCGAGCGCCGCGGCAACGACGCCGTGGGTCGCGCCCCCGTTAACTCCGCGGCCGACGACGTATCCGGCCGCTCCCCCGCCGATGATTCCCGTGATCGCCCAGCCCACGCCCGAGAGCGTGACGTCCGCGATCGGGATCGAGAACCCGACCACGAGGCCGACGACCAGCGTTACGACGAAACCGATTCCTACCGCACGCCAGTTGATGCTCATGGTTGCGGGTGAGAGTACGCCTCGCGAGGTAGTAAGCGCGCATTGGAGAATGAGAGCCCGATAGTTGCCGCGGGGGCACGGGTGTCGATGTCGGGCTGGAGCCACAGCCCCCGCGACGACGGTCCGGATAGTCGCGTTTTTGGTGCCGGCCGCGGACGACCGGAACATGACACTCGAGGCGGCCGTCGCCGTCCCCTTCCGCGGGGCGGGCGCCGACCGGATGGGCGAGGGCGAGTTCGTCGTGGCCCTCTCGCTGGACCGCGACTGGTTCTCGCCCGACCAGGCGAAGCGACTCGTCGACGTCGCGACGGGCCGGGGGCTCGTCGCCGAGGAGGACGGCGACCTCGTCGCACAGTTCGACCCCGCCGAGGTCGCCGTCCCGTCCGACTTCGTCCCCGACGAGTCGGTGCTCCGCGAGCAGTCCACCTTCGAACGGGTCGTCGACGCATTCGTCGCCGCCGGCGTCGAGAAGCGGGAGGCGGTCGCCGCCTCGAACGAGCGCCAGCGCGAACTCGGCGTCACGCTCGAGGCGGCGTCCGTCCTCGTCGCGCGCGAGCGCGGGGTCGACGTCGGCGAGGCGGCGGCGGCGGCCCGGGCCGACCTGGTTCCGGGGGAGGACTGATGGGGGATGCACGCGAGTGACGGACCGAGGGGGACCCGCCCCCGGGTGAGGAACTGATGTCCGCGGATCGAACGACCGACGGCGTCCGCATCGCGCAACTGCTCGCGTCCGAACTGACGGGGAACCGACGTCGACTCGCCGACGTCGCGGTCACCGACCCCGACCCCGACGTTGCGCCGACGACCGACGGCGAACTCGCCTACCGGGTCGCGGACGGGGAGGACACGGTCGCCGAGGTGTACGTCCACCCCGACCGCGTGCGCGTCGAGTTCGTCGCCGCCCCCGACGCGGCGGCCGACGCGGGGACGGCGGCGGAGCTCCGGGTTCGCCCGAAGGCCGTCAGCCCCCCGCGAACCGTCGTGTTCGTCGAGGACGGCGCGCAGGTGAAACGCGCCCTCGGGGCCTTCGAGGCCGTCCTCTCCCGGGACCGACCGTAGCCGTCCGTCGGGTCGAACGCGACCGTCCGTCCCGATCGGGGCGCCGCGCCGGACCGCACCGTTTTTGCTCCGCCCGGGTAGTGACCAGGTAGTGACGCTCGACCCGATCCACGTGGACACCATCGCCCACCTCGCGTCCGCCATCGCCGACGGGGTCGACGACGGCGACCACGACGACCTCGCGGCCACCGTCTGGGCCGAGTGGCTCGACCCGCTTCGCGACGGGGGTCGGCCGGTGGTCGAACCGGTCGACGGACACGAACTCCGGCGGGTGTCCGTCGAGGACGCCGCGCTCGCCGACCGGCCGTTCGAGACGAGCAACGGGGTCGACGCGGGGACGCTGAACCCCACGGCGTTCAAGAACGGGCTCGTCCTCGACGTCGCGCACGCCGCGATGGGGACGGAGCCGACCGACCTCGACGTCCACGGTGCCCGGTCCATCGTCGTCACCGTCCACGCGAACGACGCGACGGTCCACCTGCCGGACGGCTGGAGCCGGTACGACGGCGGAAACAGCGAACGCCGGATCCTGACGGTCCCGCGGACGCGGCGGTTCGCCGACGAGACGGTCCACGAACTCGCGCTCTCGCTCGCGGAGTCACACCACGCGCTCGGCCACTCCAACGTGGTCTCGGACCTGCTGGTGCTCGACGGGCCGCTGTACCCCAAGCGCCTGCTGAACTGGGCGACGCGGGACAGCGAACTCCGGGAACTCGCCTACGGCGACGCGGTCACCGAGGCGGTCGAGAACTACGTGCGGCTCGTCGAGCGACACGTCGAGCGGGACGTCCCCCTCGTCGGCTTCGTGAAGAACCCGACGTCTGGCTACCTCACCCGGACGCTCGGTTCGAAGGGCGTCGAGGCTCCGTGGCCCGACGACGCCGCGATGTTCACGCGGCTGCTGGAACGCCGGGTCGACGACGAGCGCCGGACCGACGAGGTGACGTTCACGACGTGGCTCCACTCTCGGGGCGGATCCGACGAGCCGCTCTCGGCGACCGGCGACGCCCTCGGCGTGGACCGGAACCTCGACCCCGAACTGTACGAGGTGACGTT
Protein-coding regions in this window:
- a CDS encoding ferritin family protein, yielding MSVGQQVASDHQLARLLQIGVVLEEVVEARSTHHYRELDADFDPEVESLLEHAAEESAEHRERLEDLIAELDAESVSYEEIEALVEAQYGKTKPEDFDGVLYDQLCNEETAYKFYDDLVGAIRGSDAEFSVDRERLLATLRGIREEEAEGVEEVTAVMEGRE
- a CDS encoding MFS transporter — its product is MTERREGRRDRVALATVVFAVMLAQTLVYPGVDLLAAELGGTGVAAPTLFLSVEFAAFVLFVGGWGALSDAAGRRRPLVVAAALGGSLGYLALALLPPTLGLPFVGALALRGLQGALTVGAFSLAMSALADLGGGNGRNMGAAGIAIGLGTAVGAPLGGQLYELDVFGPLYAAAGLLAVAGLLALVVPDRAPEGGSDRGLAALVRGLREREDLAVPYAFAFVDRLTAGFFALVGTLYFREAFGLGPGATGLMLAAFFAPFALLQYPFGVLSDRVGRVVPVALGSATFGLAVMAVGFAPSPDLAAVAMVVVGVLGALMAPATLALVVDLAGEDQRGVAVAGFNAAGSVGFLAGSLVGGGVASAYGYLPAFVVAGGLEVLVALATLPALLRLGRRTGRTAVFGSGD
- the sufB gene encoding Fe-S cluster assembly protein SufB, with the protein product MSSDQDHLKQTDTEDRFDFKKEEKSAFRSEKGLNEETIRAISEDKDEPEWMLERRLRALKQYHAMPMPTDWPGQPDLSEVDVDEIVPYIRPDVDTRGGVDDWTELPDEIKDTFDKLGIPEAEKNALSGVGAQYESEVVYQNMQERWEEKGVVFCNMDEAVQEHEELVREHFMTTCVPPSDNKFAALHGAVWSGGSFVYVPEDTTVDMPVQAYFRMNSEGMGQFEHTLIIAEAGSEVHYIEGCSAPKYSAFNLHSGGVEVFVNDDAHVQYSTVQNWSKNTYNLNTKRAIVEKGGRMEWISGSMGSKATMLYPSSILKGRGASDNHITIAFAGEGQNIDTGAKVYHNAPNTKSTIESKSISKDGGRTNYRGLVHIADGAENSSTAVECDALMFDNESTSDTMPYMEINESKVDVAHEATVGKIGDEDVFYLQSRGLDDDDAKQMIVSGFIEPITEELPIEYAVELNRLVELEMEGSLG
- the sufD gene encoding Fe-S cluster assembly protein SufD, which translates into the protein MSTQVPQGLSEEAIHTVSEERDEPEWLLERRLAAFRALDGLDLPDVIQTPGRRWTNLRNLGFEDLVDPLNQRDETERVSAEGATVLSFADALDEHEELVREHFGSVVDPETNYLTALSAALFTTGTVVHVPKGVDAEDVKIRAEMNSRSLFSHTLVVAEGNASATILERVSNGADADGEGDRYFSNVVEVATDENAYVQYGSLQNLDEDVYTYSLKRGDAARYATVSWIEGNLGSRLTRSDIETELNGDSSETKIVGAFFGHGDQHFDVNARVWHDAEHTTADLVTRGVLDDEARSVYEGVQDVGRDAWDTSSYQRENTLMLSDESEADASPKLIIHNHDTEASHSATVGQVDREDLFYMTSRSIPPRTARNMLVEGFFVPVLEEVEVDELREDIEALVRQRLD
- a CDS encoding ABC transporter ATP-binding protein; amino-acid sequence: MATLELRNLQAEVAETGEEILRGVDLEVKSGEIHALMGPNGSGKSTTAKVIAGHPAYEVTDGDVLLHLEESDVADVDEELDEDDYTWDLLELEPNERAALGIFLGFQYPAEIEGVTMTNFLRQALNAKLEEREELFEDEEAEAEADDEEEAGYDTSPMEGDVDEGEIGVAEFQQLLKGKMELLDMDETFASRYLNAGFSGGEKKQNEVLQAAILEPSIAVLDEIDSGLDIDRLQDVSEGINALRDEQDTGILQITHYQRILEYVEPDHVHIMLDGRVVKSGDASLAEKLEDKGYDWVREEAYEAA
- a CDS encoding DNA-directed DNA polymerase; amino-acid sequence: MTNASLTDFGPADADEGDGGRPDEEAAFVAGDGAGHVSDVVDAQDVRVPDADGTLELMVTAVDYTVEGSGATEYPVVHVFGRTSDNEVEHVRVLGTEPYFYVPTADLEGRDLLEEYDVVVNTRERPRGEEDAEPFESIRGEAVTKVVARTPRDVGQIRDDFARTYEADILFPNRFLIDNGVSSGIRVEERRLPDGRLQVFPGHLEPAEVDADLRVNYFDIEVDDRRGFPEDGEEPIVCLTSHDSYRDEYVAWLYDAPDGDAVPPTALPTYEPYREGQEIEVRSFEDEDAMLDAFLTYVADTDPDVLTGWNFEDFDAPYFLDRCEVLDGASEFDLSPDRLSRVDETWRSGWGGPDVKGRIVFDLLYGYQRTQFSELDSYRLDAVGELELDVGKERYTGDIGTLWEEDPERLLEYNVRDVELCVEIDRKQDVVTFWDESRKIVGCQLEDAPTPGDAVDMYVLHEAFGEFVLPTKGQQEGEEFEGGAVFEPITGVRENVTVLDLKSLYPMCMVTINASPETIVEDPEAYDGETYRAPNGTRFRKEPDGMMREMVDELLAERDRKKAARDEHEPGSATYQQYDRQQAAVKVIMNSLYGVSGWERFRLYDKENAAAITAMGRRVIEFTEEAANEIGHEVAYGDTDSVMLELGPDVTTGEAIEQSFDIEDHINGRYDDFALEELDAEEHRFQIEFEKLYRRFFQAGKKKRYAGHIVWKEGKDVDDVDITGFEYKRSDIAPITKRVQKDVIEMIVYGEDLADVKEYLHDEISRFQSGDVDLEEVGIPGGIGKRLEGYDTDTAQVRGAKYANMLLGTNFQRGSKPKRLYLEKVHPDFFRRMEEEGGFDAATDDLYREFKRNPDVICFEYADEVPEEFEVDWDKMLEKTLKGPIARVIEALDMSWDEVKTGQEQTGLGSFV